DNA from Lathamus discolor isolate bLatDis1 chromosome 17, bLatDis1.hap1, whole genome shotgun sequence:
ATGGGCTTTAACCTCTGCCgggggtgggatgggaagagatgggatgggattggGGAATGGATCGGGGACAGACATAGGGACGGGATTCAGGACAGGACTGGGGATAGGGACAAGGATGGGGACCAGATTGGCGATGGGGATAGATGGGATTGGAATGAGATTGGGGATGGGGACAAGGATGGGATGGGTAGGGgactggggatggggacagagatgggatggggttgggaCCGGGGAACAGACTGGGGATAAGATTGAGGATGGACATGGGAACAGGGATGGGTGGGTatggggctggggacagagatgggatggggacaggtcTGGGGACGGGAACAGAGGTCCACCGCGACCCCATACAAATCAATACCGTCGGGATGCAGTGAAGGAGCATCCTGGTGGGATTTAAGGACCAAGCGACCCCTGTGCCTCTTCCTTCCATTAACTTTGATCATGGAAAACAACCTTCAAGGAGGGAAAATGGCTCCAGGAGCAAGGACCCCCACCCTGTGTCCCGCCGGGAGGAAACGCCACTGCCATTGTTTTTGGGGCCGTTTCCTTTCCCCAAAGGCCTCTCCTTCGCTGGGAACGCCAAGGGACGTTTCCCTTAGGAGCTCAAAAAAACCTCTAAAAAAGCTGGgaatgaaggaggaaaagatggGAAAACCTGGTGGATGGAAAGCGGCTGAGACCCGTCACCCCAAAACCTACCGGGGTGGATTTGAGCGCCAATAAACAAGGGAAGCGGCGGGATTTTATcatgggagaaaggaaaaccatggattttttttcccctgcccgATGCTGCGCAGAGGGTGAATTATCGCTCCCGACACATCGGGGTCCCCCTTGGGTGGGATGTGGTCTGGGGGTGCTGGCAGGCACCACTCGGTAGCTCCAAGGAACAAAGCGCCTTTTCCCAAGGGACCCAGATTTCCCCTCTCAGGGCACCCCAAGGCAGGGATGGGACCCCCAGTACCCACCTGCCTGCTGGGGTGGGGGCACGGAGAGGGGCCGGTGAGTGCTGagaccccccccaccccgataCCTGCCCGGTGGCTCCCCCGTACCGCGCATCCCGCCCGGTGCCGCTGCATCTCTCCCGTGTCCCGCCCGGTGCGCTCCGGtccgttccccccccccccgctccccgtgTCCCGCCCGGTGCCCCCCCGGGTCTCACCGAGCAGCGCCGCCAGCGCCAGCGCGGACCGCGGGAGCGCGCCCATggccggagccgccgccgcagcAGGTGCCGGGGCCGCGcctgagggggggggggaggaggaaccgggatggggggggggggaacctcTGAGGGGGCGGGGCATAACAAAGGGGCGGGGCCTCTTCTAGCCCCACCCTCAggcactgcccccccccaaTCTGCGATGATTAATTCATGATTTGGGTTATTATTAGTGATGGATTAAGGCTATCATGTGTCACACAcagcggggagggggggggtacAGGGACCCCTAAAGCATCCCCAGCCACATCCCGTCCCATTCCCAATGGAGCATCCCAATGCTGTTGGGAGCCTCTGGATAAACATGTGAAtccttaaaaacaaatgaagaaataccCCAAAACCGAGGGGTTTTGACTCTCTGGATCATGCTCACACATTTTAGGGAGCTCCGGGATGAATCCGGCTCGGCTGAGGTTATCCCAGTCCTTGATCCAAGCAGGGTCAGACCTCGAAGATGAGCAGGATTagatgctggaggaggaggaggggggaggaatTAATCCCTCCTCGCCCTCATCTCCCCCCGTAAACCCAGTCTGGCTGCCGGGATCGCAGGATCCAGCCTCAGGGAGTGATGGTGAGGGATCAACCGGACAGCTCGCACCAGAATCCCACCCATGTGCAGTGGCAATCTCACCTCCTGGTCCATCCGATGCATCCCTCGGCTCCAGGCACAGGTTCTTTGGGAAAACACCCTGTTTTGGGGGATCTGTCCTATTTTGAGcactgggagcaggcagggtgacttgtcctcctcttcctccctccaccATCCTGGGCCTCAACAGTATCCAACCTCCAGCGGTCCAAGACTTTGGCATCTCCATGGGGAAGGAAACGAGCCTCATAAAAGAAATCAATCAAACATCACCCGCAATAGCAACCTCTGGAATGAAGCCGCAGTGGAAAAATCCCAGAAGAGCCTCCCTATCCCTCCACAATTCCCTCACTTTGAGGAGGAGAAAGACATTTTCCGAAGCCCATCCATGTTTGCTTGATTTTATTAGGATTGCCACATTCATCATGTCACAACGTCACTGATCGATGAGCTTTAGAACGGGAAGTGCCAGCGCCAGCCGGCGGTGATGGGGCTTCGATAGGAACATGTGTCCTTCCCTCCTTatccctcccatccctccctaTCCCAATCCCCAACTCTCACAGCTTTGATTGCATCCATAAAACATGGTTTGACAAAAAACAATGTGGTTTTCCCAGCTGCCACGTTTCTTCTCCCCCAAGAAGTTGAGAACtcaaaaacccaaccccaaaaatcaaacccagtgctccaaaaggaaaataaaaaaggccaGGAATTCTTTTAATGGTATAAAATAAGAGTGGATATGGCAACGCTACGAGGAAAAGTGGGATACATCACGGAAACCAAAGTCTTTTTGCAGGCAACACTGTTTGGAAAGAGGAGAACACTTGATGGTGACAAAAGTGAAGTTCTAAATTATATACAACAGGATCTAAGGGTGGATTTGAGGAATAGTCTCCATGGAGGTGAGTCAAGGTTCAACTTGCCCTTGTCTATTGCTTCGTTATCCAGATCCATAATAACACTTAATAAGGAGAcggatgcgtaaaaatgggacACGTGGAATAAAGAACCCCCCCCAAAACTCAGTTTTCCATATGAAAACGCCACGTCTACGTGCTTGTCCCATGTGGAATGTACCTACAGTCGTTTCACAGGCCGGGGGCTTCTCCTCCGGGAGGAAAAGCATCCGGAGAGCCGGGATACGCTCGCTTGCTGGGGGTGAGCTGATGGGAAGCACCCTCCCCCCTGCAAGCCTCTGGTCATCCCAAAACTCGTTTCCAGGCGGAAAAGTCCCGATTTGCCCGGGTGCTGGAAGCGTCTGATagtgggatggaaaacaggGGCAGAAAGCCCGAATCCTTATGAAGGATGAGAGTCAGTTGTTAAATTTTAAGGGATATCCGATGGCTTTTTCCAGGCACTCTACCAACGAGCCGGCGGAAAGAAAATCCCTCTCCACTTCCACAAATTTGATGTAGATGGATTTGGGGGAGACGCCGGGCTCGACGAGGCAGTTCTGAGATAAAAAGGCGTTGATCCCAACCCAATCTTTGCTGAAGGTTTTGGTGTTTGCCTGGAAGTGTAAAAACAGGCACTGCTGGAGAGTCCGGACCTCGGCGATGCCGAGGTAACAGTAGATAATCCGGGCGGATTCCATGTCCACCCGGAGCGAGGCTTGTGGAGAAGGAACCTCCAGCTCACCTTGAGTCTCAGTGCCGGGATCAGGCGCCCTGTGCTCggtgggagaggagggaggttTCTCATGGCACTCTTCATATCCAATAGCGTACAATCCAGGGCTTTTGGGAATTCCTCCCGGTAATAAATACTGGACGACGTTCCCTCCGGTGGGTTTGGAGTGAGCGATGGGGATCCAGTCGATCTCCATGTGGAGCTCCAGGCACCTGGCTTCACTGATGGTGATCTCCAGGAATTTGTAATAGACGTTTTTCCAGTTCATTTTCTGCACTCTGGTCATGATCACCCGACCCTCCGGTTTTTCCGAGTTGAAGTATTCCCGGAGCCGCTTCCCAAGGGGTACTTGGGAGCTGATCTCCGCATAGTGGTAGCGGATGTCCTCCTTCCAGCGGGTGTTGTACCCGATGCCAAAAATGGCCAGTTTGTTGGAAAGGTGGAGCCTGGAGAAGTCCGTCCAGCTCTGAAACAGCTCCCACTTCAACTGGACCGACTCCAAGATTTGCATAATGTTCTGCATGACGTCGCGCTTCCTGGGAATTACAAAACatggagagaaggagaaaggcaTCAGCAAACTGGAGCAGCAAAACCATCCTGGCCAATGTACCGATCTTTGGGAATGTTAATGACTTTTTCAGGCCCACGATGGATTGGCCTTGGGACAACCTGGTCTAAGTTGGCTTGGAAGAGACAATTCAACTTTGGAATGAAGACTTGAGGATCTTtcctagaatcccagcctggtttgggttggaagagaccttaaaactcatccagttccaaccccctgccatgggcagggacaccttccactagagcaggatgctctaagtcccatccaacctggccttgaacactgccagccatggggcagtcacagcttctctggttcTGCAGGTTTGGGGTCAGTTGACAGCAATAGCAGCACCACACATGTGTGTTTGATCAGGAAAAGAAGAGCCAAGATAAATTCCAGCACCCAGAGCGCTCAGTGATGTGTTTCCTACAGCAAATACCTTGGCGATGCTCTCCCATCCTCTCTGCTAGGAAAAGAACCTGGTGCACATCAGCAGCTGTGGATTTCTGCCTTTGCAAGCACAAGTTCACCTTCTGAGGAGAAGACAGACAAGGGgacaaggcagaggagggaacAGGTAGCACATGGtgtgtgttttgctgctgttctacACTCATCTGACTCAAGACAGACAGCTGAACTGAACTGAAAGCAAGCAGTCCCATCCAAAGCCAGCGACAGGAGAAAGCAGCGTGGGTAGATTTTCAGTCAACAGCGGAGGAACGGAGctaaaaacccaaaagaaaagcTCCCACCTTTATTAATGACACCAGAAATACCCTGGCTAAGTTTAGCTCAGCACAAAATAGAGCTGCTGGGGGAATAAAAACGATTAGTCACTCATCCAAGTGCTGAGAAGAAGAAGGATTTCAGTAGAGGTGATCTCCAGCAGCACAGTACGGGAGGAAAGGGCTTTCCACAGAGGGAATCATCACTTGGGAGTACAGAGGAATAGGGAAAAGACATTTGAAAACACTCTGCTTTTTGGGTTTGGAGTCTTCTCTTCCCACTCACACCAGGACTCCACTTGGTGGCTGCCCTGCTGAGCAGGAGATCTACCTCCACGCTGTGGCCAAGCAGAGGTATTGGAAGCATTAACAGTCAAATCCTTGCCATTATTCATTTTTCAGTAGGAAACTGCCCTGGAGCTGGATTTCCATCATCTACCCACGATCTCCCTTGCTGGCCACTGGCCATCTGCATGGCTTTCTCCTCGGAAGCATTTGGAATTCAAATATGGGAAGGAAGACACCAGAGACAAGACATGGTGTAAATTTGTTCTAGAGGCTGTTTCCAAACAAAAGCAGACATCAAAGCAGCTGGATCAGCTGGTTTCAGTGAAGGACCCAGCTCCCCATGCTTCTAGTTCATCTTCGCGAAGCCCACAGTGAACAAAAAGCCTCTTCAAATCAATCTGAAATAGCAgaacagagctggaagcagcattTCACTTTGCAGCTTATTTGGAGGCAGCAGCGTGCCAAAAAGAGGCAACAACAGAGCGGCTGTGGGGAATGAACACCCAGCTGATGGAGCATGGGACCTGGACACAGCTTTCCTATTGCGATTTGCTTCCTACACTGCTGAAAATCAGGGAACCCAGGAAATACGGGAAGTTTTATAAGTCTGGAGGCCAGTTATTTACTACCTGAAGCTAAGAGAAGTAGTGCTGTCCTTGGAGATTGACTGCATTAGGTTTGTAGGTGCAGGATCAGGTCCTGGTGCTTGCCAAGCTGGGGGGAGCAGCTGAACCCCAGGAGGAAAGGGAGTTCCCTCTGGTTCTGCAGGTTTGGGGTCAGTTGacagcaagagcagcaccacACGTGTGTGTTTGATCAGGAAAAGAAGAGCCAGAATAAATTCCAGCACCCAGAGTGCTCAGTGATGTGTTTCCTACAGCAAGTATCTTGCTGATGCTCTCCCATCCTCTCTGCTAGGAAAAGAACCTGGTGCACATCAGCAGCTGTGGATTTCTGCAGGCTGCTTAGCTCCAAAAGCTTCTAAACCCCTTTCAAAAGCccaggggaagggaaagaaggaagcaaagcCAAGATCTAtgactgcctgacaggaggatggagccaggagggggctgggctctgctcccaaggaacaagggatgggacaagaggaaacggactcaagctgcaccaggggaggtttagatggagctgaggaacaatttcttccccaaagggtgctcaggcatcggaacaggctgcccagggcagtgctggagtcaccgtccctgcaagtgttcacataCAACATAGATGAGGTcttcagtgccatgggttagcggtggccttggcagtgctggggcaacAGTTGAACtcgatgagcttaaaggtcttttccaacctggttaaCTCTATGAATCTGTGATTTTGGCAAAACACATGCTTGAGGTTCAGCATCACCATGTCAGAAAGGTTCAGCAGGGAACCTGAACTCACCTCCATTCCCTCCACTGAAAACCTGCCCCTGACCAAGAGTGTAGATGAAATTCTACCTCCTTTGAAATcagttttatgtattttaaaccaCCAGCCAAAGAGGTGAAGAACTCCGAGATCTATTTATCTCTTGCAGCTTTTAAGAGCTGATGCAACTCTTCCTGAAGATAACAAATAAATATCCTGCTTACCTTTCTATCAGCCCCACTGCCCCTGACTGCCTTCTATCTACTAAATCAGGGTTGAAAAGTTCCTTGGCCTCacagaagggggaaaagaagttCTGAGTAAATCTGTGTTGGAAGATGCTCTGCGCTTCCAGTGAGCACAAGCGATGGGCTTATCACCTGCAGGCTTCATGAGATGCCCAGGAGTTCAGACATTCCTGTGCATTTTAGAGGGAACCTGGAGTGGGAAATGACCAGAGAACTCTGAAAGGTCTCATCTACCAAACCGGATCCAGCTAGCATCTCCACATCAGTCCCTGGAGGAGAAGGTTCATGCACCTGAGCCTCCACCTCTGAAAATTCAGGATTATTGCCTCTGCGGGTCCCTAAAGCACGCCTTGAAAGGCAAAATTATCCCTGAACAATCCCAAGGAATGGTTCAAAGAGGCAATAATAATGCTTAGGATGAAAAAAGGTTACTTTTCTCCAGGTTGCCGAGTTGCTCAACTGAATTTGCTCCATGTTGAGCTAAAGAAGTCACCTTTGAGTACTGTGAAAACCCATCTGATGTGAGGAGGCTGGAGGCCACTGCAGTGAAAGCttcttttctattattattttaactttttttttttaggttttagaggatttttttcatttaattacaACAAAAAGCCTCTGTTCTGTTACCACTCAGGGACATGGTGTTAATGCACTCAGTGCTGACGACTTCCCACCCTACAGAAGCTCATCTTCCAGCACAGGAAACACCACATTGATTTCAGATGACACTACAAACTACTCGTGGGGAGCTCAGAACCCACCCAGGAGGGTCTGCAAGCCAATTTGTGATGGTTGCAGATTTATCTACCACCACCTCAGGGGTTTTACAACCCTGAAGGTCATAAGAGAGTAAAGTCTGAGTAAATACAGCCcaattcctttcattttttgagAGGCTCTGCGTTATTGTTGGCGAGGCGAGGGAGACTCGCATGCTCCGAGCATTCCAAATGCTCCAGATTAAACTGATCCAACAAGGTTAAAAGTCAGCTCTGGaaagttataaaaataaattaaaagtatatatatatatataaaccccAAGTTTTGGCATGCCTTCCTACTGAGGGGAAGCAGGAACTCTTCTCGCAAGCATTACTCACACCAAGCCATCAGCACACAACTATAGGGGTGCTGTGTCCctgttctctctcttcctttattttatgCTATGTCCAAAGGGGCAAACTTaaggaaaatggggaaaagaacCAATCCCAAACACCAAGATTACAAATTGATCGGAGAATGAAGCCTTGTGTCATGCTATAAGCCTGcccacacacatctctaatgaATCTGACATGGACTTAATGCCTATTTGAAGCCCTCTGCATTCATGTAAGTCCTGATTCAGCCTCTGAGTGACCAAaccaagaagaaagaagagctgtGAAGCTTTGCAGATGTTCTGAGGTAACTGGCATCATGCAGCAAGCAGCTTCGGCTGTATGAACAGTCTTGCACAATGGATTTATAATTATAATCAGAAGGTTCCAATCTCCTTCCCTCCCGCACAACATCCCCACAGAAGCACATTCCAGGGTAAAACATTCAGAAGTTACTTACTGTGCGTCTTCAGAAGATTCCTGCTTTATCTTCAATGTTCTTTTGGTGGTAGGGATTTCATCTGAAAGGTAAAATTCCAACAGATAATTACATTTCAGATCGTATTCCTAAagcctttttaaagaaaggaggTTGAAATGAAGTaataagtaataaataaatccaGAGTTGCTTCCCGAGCCCGGCAGTCCGCTAGAGCCCTGCATGAGACAACTCCAGCTCCTAAATCCTCCCAGTCaatggtattttttatttcctttggaaTGGATGTGGTCAATTAAGATCTGAATCTATCTCCACAAGTGCAAAACCTCTCAAGGACAAGACTACAATTCCTACTATTAAATTAACTGAATTGCAAACTCCATTGTTAAAAAGGacggggaaaaaagaaagagaaaaaggctgTTCTGCTTCCCAAATGCATCTGTATTTCATTTAGATGTTGTGTGCTATGTGCTTTTCTCACAACTGCTCTGAACATTCCTTCAAAGCTTCCCAATCCATCACTGCCCTGACAACAGATGGGTCCAGATATGTGACTGcatctcctctccctctttcaTCCTACAGATCACCAGGGGAAGAAACCAACCAATTCATGGCACCGTCAGTTTTTATCCAACTCATCTTCtaactgctgcttctcttggA
Protein-coding regions in this window:
- the MSANTD2 gene encoding myb/SANT-like DNA-binding domain-containing protein 2 isoform X1; the encoded protein is MAAPCGSSQLPAEPPLKVPKMEVLSPGSPSALSDGNPSLSDPSTPSGASPLGTGPPAGGAGRGGASPSVSFSPGAAAAAAAACRGMSWTPAETNALIAVWGNERLVEARYQQLEGAGTVFGSKAPGPAMYERVSRALAELGYERTPSQCRERIKQLHKRQSELVRNAEYTLRRCYSRVKEHGVGKRKSSYTFEQLEQVFGQGGWDSQPCQPVLINSSGLYQELESDSSTMEEFSQEDWGNHSQDLHCYQTGEQELDEIPTTKRTLKIKQESSEDAQKRDVMQNIMQILESVQLKWELFQSWTDFSRLHLSNKLAIFGIGYNTRWKEDIRYHYAEISSQVPLGKRLREYFNSEKPEGRVIMTRVQKMNWKNVYYKFLEITISEARCLELHMEIDWIPIAHSKPTGGNVVQYLLPGGIPKSPGLYAIGYEECHEKPPSSPTEHRAPDPGTETQGELEVPSPQASLRVDMESARIIYCYLGIAEVRTLQQCLFLHFQANTKTFSKDWVGINAFLSQNCLVEPGVSPKSIYIKFVEVERDFLSAGSLVECLEKAIGYPLKFNN
- the MSANTD2 gene encoding myb/SANT-like DNA-binding domain-containing protein 2 isoform X2, giving the protein MAAPCGSSQLPAEPPLKVPKMEVLSPGSPSALSDGNPSLSDPSTPSGASPLGTGPPAGGAGRGGASPSVSFSPGAAAAAAAACRGMSWTPAETNALIAVWGNERLVEARYQQLEGAGTVFGSKAPGPAMYERVSRALAELGYERTPSQCRERIKLHKRQSELVRNAEYTLRRCYSRVKEHGVGKRKSSYTFEQLEQVFGQGGWDSQPCQPVLINSSGLYQELESDSSTMEEFSQEDWGNHSQDLHCYQTGEQELDEIPTTKRTLKIKQESSEDAQKRDVMQNIMQILESVQLKWELFQSWTDFSRLHLSNKLAIFGIGYNTRWKEDIRYHYAEISSQVPLGKRLREYFNSEKPEGRVIMTRVQKMNWKNVYYKFLEITISEARCLELHMEIDWIPIAHSKPTGGNVVQYLLPGGIPKSPGLYAIGYEECHEKPPSSPTEHRAPDPGTETQGELEVPSPQASLRVDMESARIIYCYLGIAEVRTLQQCLFLHFQANTKTFSKDWVGINAFLSQNCLVEPGVSPKSIYIKFVEVERDFLSAGSLVECLEKAIGYPLKFNN
- the MSANTD2 gene encoding myb/SANT-like DNA-binding domain-containing protein 2 isoform X3, which codes for MAAPCGSSQLPAEPPLKVPKMEVLSPGSPSALSDGNPSLSDPSTPSGASPLGTGPPAGGAGRGGASPSVSFSPGAAAAAAAACRGMSWTPAETNALIAVWGNERLVEARYQQLEGAGTVFGSKAPGPAMYERVSRALAELGYERTPSQCRERIKTLRRCYSRVKEHGVGKRKSSYTFEQLEQVFGQGGWDSQPCQPVLINSSGLYQELESDSSTMEEFSQEDWGNHSQDLHCYQTGEQELDEIPTTKRTLKIKQESSEDAQKRDVMQNIMQILESVQLKWELFQSWTDFSRLHLSNKLAIFGIGYNTRWKEDIRYHYAEISSQVPLGKRLREYFNSEKPEGRVIMTRVQKMNWKNVYYKFLEITISEARCLELHMEIDWIPIAHSKPTGGNVVQYLLPGGIPKSPGLYAIGYEECHEKPPSSPTEHRAPDPGTETQGELEVPSPQASLRVDMESARIIYCYLGIAEVRTLQQCLFLHFQANTKTFSKDWVGINAFLSQNCLVEPGVSPKSIYIKFVEVERDFLSAGSLVECLEKAIGYPLKFNN